The proteins below come from a single Nocardiopsis gilva YIM 90087 genomic window:
- a CDS encoding HAD-IC family P-type ATPase: MAPQGGRTEQVADAAEEVRGLSADQVAERVAQGRTNDVPVRASRTLGQIIRGNLFTRINAMIAVLFAIIAVIGPVQDGLFALVVVVNTLIGIVQELRAKRTLDRLAIVNAAHPRVLRDGQVVEIRPQEVVLDDVIELGQGDQVPVDGDVVSATALEVDESLLTGEADPVLKAPGDTVMSGSFVVAGTGRFRAAKVGRHAYAARLAEEASRFSLVHSELRSGINRILTFITWALFPIGGLLIYSQLALGGEVVIRKSIGDGQVSGPLAEALRGMVAALVSMVPEGLVLLISIAFAVGVVRLGRRHCLVQELPAIEGLARVDIVCTDKTGTLTENGMRLAELRDLGGELDGERTAPREVLAALAAADPRPNPSLAAIAEACGDAPDWPVTATAAFSSARKWSGASFTAPAGQRHWVLGAPDVLAAPNSPEAAEAERIGAQGMRVLLLARSSVPVDAPEAPGRLTPVALVVLDQRVRDDAAPTLRYFGDQDVEVKVVSGDNAASVGAVARELELPGAADPVDARDLPGERRGFDDTVERTTVFGRVTPEQKRDMVRGLRKREHTVAMTGDGVNDVLALKEADIGVAMGSGSPASRSVAQIVLLDNRFATLPAVVAEGRRVIGNIERVANLFLTKTVYSMTMATIVGLLAVSYPFFPRHATLINAVTFGIPAFFLALAPNTERARPGFVARTLRLAVPAGLISGLAAVTTYLLVLRGAAMPELTDRTAVVITLCATTLWVLLLVAKPYVWWKVVLVGAMVGLLCSVLATPYGREFFALDISDPGKIVTALAVAAVAAGLITVVRVVDDRFIRRDREREDRARAGGAARRQGAGV, from the coding sequence ATGGCCCCCCAAGGCGGACGAACGGAGCAGGTCGCCGACGCCGCCGAGGAGGTGCGCGGGCTCTCCGCCGACCAGGTCGCCGAGCGCGTCGCCCAGGGACGGACCAACGACGTCCCGGTACGCGCCAGCCGCACCCTGGGCCAGATCATCCGGGGCAACCTCTTCACCCGCATCAACGCGATGATCGCCGTCCTCTTCGCCATCATCGCGGTGATCGGCCCGGTACAGGACGGCCTGTTCGCCCTGGTCGTCGTCGTCAACACGCTGATCGGCATCGTTCAGGAACTGCGGGCCAAGCGCACCCTCGACCGGCTGGCGATCGTCAACGCCGCCCACCCCCGGGTGCTGCGCGACGGCCAGGTCGTCGAGATCCGCCCGCAAGAGGTCGTACTCGACGACGTGATCGAGCTGGGGCAGGGCGACCAGGTGCCGGTGGACGGCGACGTCGTGTCCGCCACAGCGCTGGAGGTCGACGAGTCGCTGCTGACCGGCGAGGCCGACCCGGTGCTCAAGGCCCCCGGCGACACGGTCATGTCGGGCAGTTTCGTCGTCGCGGGCACCGGCCGGTTCCGCGCCGCCAAGGTCGGCCGCCACGCCTACGCGGCCCGGCTGGCCGAGGAGGCCAGCCGGTTCAGCCTGGTCCACTCCGAGCTGCGCTCGGGCATCAACCGCATCCTGACGTTCATCACCTGGGCACTGTTCCCCATCGGCGGGCTGCTCATCTACAGCCAGCTGGCCCTCGGCGGCGAGGTCGTCATCCGCAAGAGCATCGGCGACGGCCAGGTCTCCGGTCCGCTGGCCGAGGCACTGCGCGGCATGGTGGCCGCCCTAGTGTCGATGGTCCCCGAGGGCCTGGTCCTGCTGATCAGCATCGCCTTCGCGGTGGGCGTCGTCCGGCTCGGCCGCCGCCATTGCCTGGTGCAGGAGCTGCCCGCGATCGAGGGCCTGGCCCGCGTGGACATCGTGTGCACCGACAAGACCGGAACGCTCACCGAGAACGGCATGCGCCTGGCGGAGCTGCGCGACCTGGGCGGCGAGCTCGACGGGGAGCGCACCGCCCCGCGCGAGGTGCTGGCGGCGCTGGCCGCGGCCGACCCCCGCCCCAACCCGAGCCTGGCGGCGATCGCCGAAGCCTGCGGCGACGCACCGGACTGGCCGGTCACGGCCACGGCCGCGTTCTCCTCGGCACGCAAGTGGAGCGGCGCGAGTTTCACCGCCCCGGCCGGCCAGCGGCATTGGGTCCTCGGCGCACCCGACGTGCTCGCCGCCCCGAACAGCCCGGAGGCCGCCGAGGCCGAGCGCATCGGCGCCCAGGGGATGCGGGTGCTACTCCTGGCCCGCTCCAGCGTGCCGGTCGACGCCCCCGAGGCGCCCGGCCGCCTCACGCCCGTCGCGCTGGTCGTGCTCGACCAGCGCGTGCGCGACGACGCCGCGCCCACCCTGCGGTACTTCGGCGACCAGGACGTCGAGGTCAAGGTCGTCTCCGGCGACAACGCCGCCTCCGTCGGGGCCGTCGCCCGGGAGCTGGAGCTCCCCGGCGCCGCCGACCCCGTCGACGCCCGTGACCTGCCCGGCGAGCGCCGCGGGTTCGACGACACGGTGGAACGGACCACCGTGTTCGGGCGGGTGACGCCCGAGCAGAAGCGCGACATGGTGCGCGGGCTGCGCAAGCGCGAGCACACGGTCGCGATGACGGGCGACGGCGTCAACGACGTCCTGGCGCTCAAGGAAGCCGACATCGGCGTGGCGATGGGCTCCGGCAGCCCGGCTTCGCGGTCGGTGGCGCAGATCGTGCTGCTGGACAACCGGTTCGCCACCCTTCCGGCGGTGGTGGCCGAGGGGCGGCGGGTCATCGGCAACATCGAGCGCGTCGCCAACCTGTTCCTCACCAAGACCGTGTACTCGATGACGATGGCCACCATCGTCGGCCTGCTCGCCGTGTCCTACCCGTTCTTCCCGCGGCACGCCACCCTGATCAACGCGGTGACCTTCGGCATCCCGGCGTTCTTCCTGGCCCTGGCGCCCAACACCGAGCGCGCCCGCCCCGGGTTCGTGGCGCGGACGCTCCGGCTGGCCGTCCCCGCTGGCCTCATCAGCGGGCTCGCGGCCGTGACCACCTACCTGCTCGTGCTGCGCGGGGCCGCGATGCCCGAGCTGACCGACCGCACGGCCGTGGTGATCACCCTGTGCGCGACCACGCTGTGGGTGCTGCTGCTGGTGGCCAAGCCGTATGTGTGGTGGAAGGTGGTGTTGGTGGGCGCGATGGTGGGGCTGCTGTGCAGCGTGCTGGCCACACCGTATGGGCGGGAGTTCTTCGCGCTGGACATCAGTGACCCCGGCAAGATCGTCACCGCCCTGGCCGTGGCGGCGGTGGCGGCCGGCCTGATCACGGTCGTGCGCGTGGTCGACGACCGGTTCATCCGCCGCGACCGGGAGCGAGAGGATCGCGCGCGTGCCGGTGGAGCCGCGCGGCGGCAGGGCGCGGGCGTCTGA
- a CDS encoding SCO1664 family protein — translation MTASFQGLPVTDALDLLRSGDLVAEGRLTTASNATLYCTITAGGRSAPCVYKPVAGERPLWDFPEGTLAGREVAAFAVSDALGWDIVPPTVHRDGPFGEGMVQLWVDGDPEVDLIDLARDVRHPGLRRMAVFDAVINNSDRKIGHLLPTRDGHLYGCDHGVSFAEDYKLRTVLWQWQGEPLTAESLAALESLHAQLTAPDSTVSTELARHLTRPEGYAVRRRVELLREHRIHPYPSPEWPSVPWPPV, via the coding sequence ATGACCGCGTCGTTCCAGGGGCTGCCGGTGACCGACGCCCTGGATCTGCTGCGCTCGGGGGACCTGGTCGCCGAGGGGCGGCTCACCACCGCGTCCAACGCCACCCTCTACTGCACCATCACCGCGGGCGGGCGCAGCGCCCCCTGCGTCTACAAGCCCGTCGCCGGGGAGCGCCCACTGTGGGACTTCCCCGAGGGCACGCTCGCCGGGCGGGAGGTCGCCGCGTTCGCCGTCTCCGACGCCCTGGGCTGGGACATCGTCCCGCCCACCGTGCACCGCGACGGCCCGTTCGGCGAGGGCATGGTGCAGCTGTGGGTCGATGGCGACCCGGAGGTCGACCTGATCGACCTGGCCCGCGACGTGCGGCACCCGGGGCTGCGCCGGATGGCCGTGTTCGACGCGGTCATCAACAACTCCGACCGCAAGATCGGCCACCTGCTGCCCACGCGCGACGGTCACCTGTACGGCTGCGACCACGGGGTCTCGTTCGCCGAGGACTACAAGCTGCGCACGGTGCTGTGGCAGTGGCAGGGCGAGCCGCTGACCGCGGAGTCCCTGGCCGCCCTGGAGTCCCTGCACGCCCAGCTGACCGCGCCGGACAGCACCGTTTCGACCGAACTCGCGCGGCACCTCACCCGCCCAGAGGGATACGCGGTGCGCCGCCGCGTCGAGCTGCTGCGCGAGCACCGCATCCACCCCTACCCCTCGCCGGAGTGGCCCTCGGTCCCCTGGCCGCCGGTGTGA
- the mshC gene encoding cysteine--1-D-myo-inosityl 2-amino-2-deoxy-alpha-D-glucopyranoside ligase, with translation MRSWSAPDIVRLPGNGGPLRVHDTVTGALRTTDPGPTARMYVCGITPYDAAHIGHAFTYLTFDLVGRVWRDAGHEVDYVQNTTDVDDPLLERAETNGEDWRALAEREIEVYREDMSALRILPPRAYVGVVESIDLIAEFVAKIRERGAAYELDGDIYFAAESAPHFGEVSGLERAEMLRLFAERGGDPDRPGKKDPLDWLLWRAERPGEPAWDTPLGRGRPGWHVECSAISLHELGMGFDLNGGGSDLVFPHHEMGAAEARCATGTGPHAHNYMHVGMVGLNGEKMSKSLGNLVFVSGLREQGADPMAVRLAMLAHHYRGTWEWTDAELTRATDRLARWRAATARPDGPDATPLLAQVREALANDLDTATALTAMDTWAEAALAGPTQVDPAAPALAADIADTLLGVELH, from the coding sequence ATGCGTTCTTGGTCTGCGCCTGACATCGTCCGCCTGCCCGGCAACGGCGGGCCGCTCCGCGTCCACGACACCGTTACCGGCGCCCTGCGCACCACTGATCCGGGCCCAACCGCGCGGATGTATGTCTGTGGGATCACCCCCTACGACGCCGCCCACATCGGCCACGCCTTCACCTACCTGACCTTCGACCTGGTCGGCCGCGTCTGGCGGGACGCCGGACACGAGGTCGACTATGTGCAGAACACCACCGACGTGGACGACCCCCTGCTGGAGCGCGCCGAGACGAACGGGGAGGACTGGCGGGCGCTGGCCGAGCGCGAGATCGAGGTCTACCGCGAGGACATGTCGGCGCTGCGCATCCTGCCGCCGCGCGCCTACGTGGGGGTCGTGGAGTCCATCGACCTCATCGCGGAGTTCGTGGCCAAGATCCGCGAGCGCGGCGCCGCCTATGAACTCGACGGCGACATCTACTTCGCCGCCGAGTCCGCGCCGCACTTCGGCGAGGTGAGCGGCCTGGAGCGGGCGGAGATGCTGCGGCTGTTCGCCGAGCGCGGCGGCGACCCCGACCGCCCTGGCAAAAAGGACCCGCTGGACTGGCTGCTGTGGCGTGCCGAGCGCCCGGGCGAACCCGCCTGGGACACGCCGCTGGGCCGCGGCCGCCCCGGGTGGCACGTCGAGTGCAGCGCGATCTCCCTGCACGAGCTGGGCATGGGCTTCGACCTCAACGGCGGCGGCAGCGACCTGGTCTTCCCGCACCACGAGATGGGCGCCGCCGAGGCGCGATGTGCGACCGGCACCGGACCCCACGCGCACAACTACATGCACGTCGGCATGGTCGGCCTGAACGGCGAGAAGATGTCGAAGTCGCTGGGCAACCTCGTGTTCGTCTCCGGTCTGCGTGAGCAGGGCGCCGACCCGATGGCCGTCCGCCTGGCCATGCTCGCCCACCACTACCGCGGCACCTGGGAGTGGACGGACGCCGAGCTCACCCGGGCCACCGACCGCCTCGCCCGCTGGCGCGCCGCCACCGCCCGCCCCGACGGCCCCGACGCCACGCCCCTGCTGGCCCAGGTGCGCGAGGCCCTCGCCAACGACCTCGACACGGCCACGGCCCTCACCGCCATGGACACCTGGGCCGAGGCCGCCCTGGCGGGCCCGACCCAGGTCGACCCCGCCGCTCCCGCCCTGGCCGCGGACATCGCCGACACCCTCCTCGGCGTCGAGCTTCACTGA
- a CDS encoding cytochrome P450, protein MTAAATTHERAEPPDVFDPRVFARGLPHAAFRALRDSAPVCWQAEHEVEGWPAGPGFWAVTRHADVKHVLRTPEVFSSQLGATQIRDPDPDDLPFIRRMVLNMDPPEHVRLRRLITSVFTRRRLERFTDAVTERARHLIDAVAERGRCDLPVEVTDDFPLSNLADLIGVPAADRHLMLEWTNRVIGYQDDEHAEVVVDGQGRPVNPRSPRMLGDMFDYAGELAAAKRAHPADDLMTALVHAEVDGRGLTDAELRMFFFLVVIAGNDTVRSALPGGLLALIDHPEEYRRLRDRLELLPTAIEEMLRWHPPVLSFRRTAARDTELAGQAIHAGDKVVVYHASAHFDERVFPDPLRFAITRDPNPHIAFGQGPHLCIGAHFARLQMRIFFTEVLTRLPPMELEAPVTRLTSNFINGITHMPVRWTAPVRAT, encoded by the coding sequence GTGACCGCCGCGGCGACGACCCACGAGCGGGCGGAGCCGCCCGATGTCTTCGACCCCCGTGTCTTCGCGCGCGGGCTTCCGCACGCCGCTTTCCGCGCGCTGCGCGACTCCGCGCCGGTGTGCTGGCAGGCGGAGCACGAGGTGGAGGGCTGGCCGGCCGGGCCCGGGTTCTGGGCGGTCACCCGGCACGCCGACGTCAAGCACGTGCTGCGCACACCCGAGGTGTTCTCCTCCCAGCTGGGCGCCACCCAGATCCGCGACCCCGACCCCGACGACCTGCCGTTCATCCGGCGGATGGTCCTCAACATGGACCCGCCGGAGCACGTCCGGCTGCGCCGCCTGATCACCTCGGTGTTCACCCGGCGCCGCCTGGAGCGGTTCACCGACGCCGTCACCGAGCGAGCGCGGCACCTGATCGACGCGGTCGCCGAGCGGGGGCGCTGCGACCTGCCGGTCGAGGTCACCGACGACTTCCCGTTGAGCAACCTCGCCGATCTGATCGGGGTTCCCGCCGCCGACCGCCATCTGATGCTGGAGTGGACCAACCGGGTGATCGGCTACCAGGACGACGAGCACGCCGAGGTGGTCGTCGACGGCCAGGGCCGCCCGGTCAACCCGCGCTCGCCGCGGATGCTGGGGGACATGTTCGACTATGCGGGGGAGCTGGCCGCTGCCAAGCGGGCGCATCCGGCCGACGACCTGATGACGGCCCTGGTCCACGCCGAGGTCGACGGGCGCGGGCTCACCGACGCCGAGCTGCGGATGTTCTTCTTCCTGGTGGTCATCGCGGGCAACGACACGGTGCGCAGCGCCCTGCCCGGAGGGCTCCTGGCCCTCATCGACCACCCGGAGGAGTACCGGAGGCTGCGGGACCGCCTCGAGCTGCTGCCCACGGCGATCGAGGAGATGCTGCGCTGGCATCCGCCGGTCCTGAGCTTCCGCCGCACCGCCGCCCGCGACACCGAGCTGGCCGGACAGGCCATCCACGCCGGTGACAAGGTGGTGGTCTACCACGCCTCGGCCCACTTCGACGAGCGGGTGTTCCCCGATCCCCTGCGCTTCGCGATCACCCGCGACCCCAACCCCCACATCGCCTTCGGTCAGGGGCCGCACCTGTGCATCGGAGCCCACTTCGCCCGGCTGCAGATGCGGATCTTCTTCACCGAGGTGCTCACCCGGCTCCCGCCCATGGAACTGGAGGCACCGGTGACCCGACTGACCTCGAACTTCATCAACGGCATCACCCACATGCCCGTTCGCTGGACGGCCCCGGTGCGGGCCACCTGA
- a CDS encoding NRDE family protein, translating to MCTAIVGFDPEAEVPLLLVAIRDEMVERGWEGPDRHWPRYPDLLGGRDPREGGTWLAVRTSEGHGKGPRVGALLNGWPRGDRTPNLEPTVPADVDRLSRGRLPLLMAEYGTLGLGTEDLHRYEPFHLLGADAESAVLYSWDGRELAEQTLPPGVSVLVNTGLDRDEPRAKRHTPLFEEARPRPGAGVLRTAREPDEIWGAWRRLVDEAARGPARTGGLGPDPDDPSSLIARADLGHGRVWASGSVSLVACSEQEARYAFTGAPGDPSAWRVLR from the coding sequence ATGTGCACGGCTATCGTCGGCTTCGATCCCGAAGCCGAGGTCCCGTTGCTGCTCGTGGCGATACGCGACGAGATGGTCGAACGCGGCTGGGAGGGGCCGGACCGGCACTGGCCCCGGTACCCCGACCTGCTCGGTGGCCGCGACCCCCGCGAGGGCGGGACCTGGCTGGCCGTGCGCACGAGTGAGGGCCACGGCAAGGGGCCGCGTGTCGGCGCCCTCCTCAACGGCTGGCCGCGGGGCGACCGCACGCCGAACCTGGAGCCTACCGTCCCGGCCGACGTCGACCGGCTCAGCCGGGGCCGCCTGCCGCTGCTCATGGCCGAGTACGGCACGCTCGGTCTCGGCACGGAGGACCTGCACCGCTACGAGCCCTTCCACCTGCTCGGCGCGGACGCCGAGTCGGCCGTGCTCTACAGCTGGGACGGCCGCGAACTCGCCGAACAGACCCTGCCGCCCGGCGTGAGCGTCCTGGTCAACACCGGTCTCGACCGTGATGAGCCACGCGCCAAGCGGCACACCCCGCTGTTCGAGGAGGCGCGTCCGCGCCCCGGCGCCGGCGTGCTGCGCACGGCGAGGGAGCCCGACGAGATCTGGGGCGCCTGGCGGCGCTTGGTCGACGAGGCGGCGCGCGGTCCCGCTCGCACCGGCGGGCTCGGTCCCGACCCCGACGACCCCTCCTCCCTGATCGCCCGGGCGGACCTCGGCCACGGCCGGGTGTGGGCATCGGGATCGGTATCCTTGGTCGCCTGTTCCGAGCAGGAGGCGCGCTACGCCTTCACCGGCGCGCCGGGCGACCCCAGCGCCTGGCGGGTACTCCGCTGA
- a CDS encoding alpha/beta fold hydrolase gives MTDGYRTFGHGDHKVLALNGWFGSAEAWRPLLPHLDPTAFSYVCLDYRGYGARKGIAGEYSLAEAARDALEFADDLGWSRFSVIGHSMGGSVMQRILADAPERVRGLVGISPVPANGIPFDEQSWQLFRGAVEEPANRRAIIDLTTGNRLTGVWLDTMVEYSLSNSDKAAFSAYLDAWARTDFHTEIAGSTVPIKAIVGEHDPAISADVLRSTFEKWYPNLEIDVLSNAGHYAVDETPIALATSIERFLVEV, from the coding sequence ATGACGGACGGCTACCGCACCTTCGGCCACGGCGACCACAAGGTGCTGGCGCTCAACGGCTGGTTCGGATCGGCGGAGGCGTGGCGGCCTCTGCTGCCGCACCTGGACCCCACGGCCTTCTCCTATGTGTGCCTGGACTACCGGGGCTACGGTGCGCGCAAAGGGATCGCCGGGGAGTACTCGCTGGCGGAGGCCGCGCGCGACGCGCTGGAGTTCGCCGACGACCTCGGCTGGAGCCGCTTCTCGGTCATCGGGCACTCCATGGGCGGCAGCGTGATGCAGCGGATCCTCGCTGATGCCCCGGAGCGGGTCCGCGGCCTGGTGGGGATCTCTCCGGTTCCGGCGAACGGAATCCCCTTCGACGAGCAGTCCTGGCAGCTGTTCCGCGGGGCGGTCGAGGAGCCGGCGAACAGGCGCGCGATCATCGACCTCACCACCGGGAACCGGCTGACCGGGGTATGGCTGGACACCATGGTCGAGTACTCGCTGTCCAACTCCGACAAGGCGGCCTTCTCCGCCTACCTGGACGCCTGGGCGCGCACCGACTTCCACACCGAGATCGCCGGGAGCACGGTGCCGATCAAGGCGATCGTGGGCGAGCACGACCCGGCGATCAGCGCCGACGTGCTGCGCTCCACCTTCGAGAAGTGGTACCCCAACCTCGAGATCGACGTGCTGTCCAACGCGGGCCACTACGCGGTGGACGAGACGCCGATCGCGCTGGCCACCAGCATCGAGCGGTTCCTGGTGGAGGTGTGA
- a CDS encoding ABATE domain-containing protein produces MTTPIQLSTAADLVRSFVVTGDTLGDRADLARFMREHRLTTDGAIPITLADFDEAMTLRDGMYAQLRRAAGHPADTEVINKAQRVLDGLRVTVRIEPSDGAVSALAPAVVDEVRRGLARIAGAWATILATGEWRKIKV; encoded by the coding sequence ATGACGACCCCCATCCAGCTATCGACCGCAGCAGATCTCGTACGCTCCTTCGTTGTCACCGGCGACACCCTGGGTGACCGTGCGGACCTCGCGCGGTTCATGCGTGAGCATCGGCTGACGACCGACGGAGCCATTCCGATCACGCTCGCCGACTTCGACGAAGCCATGACCCTGCGCGACGGCATGTACGCCCAACTCCGCCGCGCCGCAGGCCACCCCGCCGACACCGAGGTGATCAACAAGGCGCAGCGCGTCCTCGACGGGCTGCGCGTGACCGTGCGCATCGAGCCGTCCGACGGGGCGGTGTCCGCTCTGGCGCCCGCCGTCGTCGACGAGGTGCGCCGTGGGCTCGCCCGCATCGCGGGCGCCTGGGCGACGATCCTGGCCACCGGGGAGTGGCGCAAGATCAAGGTCTGA
- a CDS encoding GvpL/GvpF family gas vesicle protein — MEERNAVYVYAVARPFPQHRLGDARGVGGCPVYVVSQQNLAAAVSSIPVNSYDERGFRAHLEDIEWLESAARAHHRVVDEISQNSAVIPLRMASVYDGEEQVRALLRDEHGRFEGLLRRLSGRVEWGVKISTCPPARPGGVTQGARGAADRTYRDERRRPPVGAEDLRRDAAALARRADDLVGGLAEAREDHHPPDTRRSGTGGESVMHTSYLIPADRTPQILRIAERLRASVPRGIRITVSGPWAPYSFATMALGAADTRHICPAVKARL, encoded by the coding sequence GTGGAGGAAAGGAACGCGGTCTACGTCTACGCGGTCGCGCGGCCGTTTCCACAGCACAGACTGGGTGACGCGCGCGGTGTCGGCGGTTGTCCGGTGTATGTGGTGTCACAGCAGAATCTCGCGGCCGCTGTCAGCTCTATTCCCGTGAACTCCTATGACGAGCGGGGGTTCCGGGCGCACTTGGAGGACATCGAGTGGTTGGAGTCCGCAGCGCGCGCCCACCATCGGGTGGTCGACGAGATCTCCCAGAACAGCGCGGTGATCCCGCTGCGGATGGCGAGCGTGTACGACGGCGAGGAGCAGGTGCGCGCGCTGCTGCGCGACGAGCACGGGCGGTTCGAAGGGCTCCTCCGGCGGCTGAGCGGACGCGTCGAATGGGGCGTCAAGATCTCCACGTGCCCGCCGGCGCGGCCGGGCGGCGTCACCCAGGGCGCCCGTGGTGCGGCCGACCGAACCTACCGAGATGAGCGCCGTCGGCCCCCCGTAGGCGCCGAGGACCTCAGGCGTGACGCGGCGGCCCTGGCGCGTCGCGCCGACGACCTGGTCGGCGGACTCGCCGAGGCACGCGAGGACCACCACCCCCCGGACACCCGACGGTCGGGAACAGGAGGAGAAAGCGTCATGCACACCTCCTACCTCATCCCCGCCGACCGGACGCCCCAGATTCTGCGCATCGCCGAGCGGCTCCGCGCCAGTGTTCCCCGCGGCATCCGCATTACGGTCTCCGGGCCGTGGGCGCCCTACTCGTTCGCGACGATGGCCCTCGGTGCCGCGGACACCCGGCATATCTGCCCCGCGGTCAAGGCGCGGCTCTAG